From the genome of Globicephala melas chromosome 16, mGloMel1.2, whole genome shotgun sequence, one region includes:
- the MFSD13A gene encoding transmembrane protein 180 isoform X4, producing the protein MGLGGPWAWLLGLPTAMVYGSLALFISVLHNVFLLYYVDTFVSVYKINKAAFWVGETVFLLWNSLNDPLFGWLSDRQFLSSQPRSGARLSSRAVVLARVRALGWHGPLLALSFLAFWVPWAPAGLQFLLCLCLYDGFLTLVDLHHHALLADLALSAHDRTHLNFYCSLFSAAGSLSVFASYAFWNKEDFSSFRAFCLALAAGSGLGFVGATRLLRWRVEAASREPGCPTLAVDGGLCEEEELLLGGEEMGSITLGQYLRQLARHRNFLWFVGMDLVQAPDAQAQRPWLTGLAALRHVGSSRTGARTRVPCIGRRTPNNCATREALVSGFVLVFHCHFNSNFFPLFLEHLLSDHISLSTGSFLLGISYVAPHLNNLYFLPLCRRWGVYAVVRGLFLLKLGLSLLMLCAGPDRPGLLCLFIARYALPSFVPTPLSHPFIFVCSLSAGSNRVFTEGTCKLLTLVVTDLVDEDLVLNHRKQAASALLFGMVALVTKPGQTFAPLLGTWLLCFYTGDPGSSPGPGRSHMPRSN; encoded by the exons ATGGGGCTGGGtgggccctgggcctggctgctgggcctgcccaCGGCCATGGTCTATGGCTCCCTGGCCCTCTTCATCTCTGTCCTGCACAACGTGTTCCTGCTTTACTACGTGGACACCTTTGTCTCAGTGTACAAGATCAACAAAGCTGCCTTCTGGGTCGGAGAG ACGGTGTTTCTCCTCTGGAACAGCCTCAATGACCCCCTGTTCGGCTGGCTGAGTGACCGTCAgttcctcagctcccagccccg GTCAGGCGCCAGGCTCTCCTCGAGGGCCGTGGTGCTGGCACGGGTGCGGGCGCTGGGCTGGCATGGGCCGCTGCTGGCGCTGTCGTTCCTGGCGTTCTGGGTGCCGTGGGCCCCAGCTGGCCTGCAGTTCTTGCTGTGCCTGTGCCTCTATGATGGCTTCCTGACGCTCGTGGACCTGCACCATCATGCCTTGCTGGCTGACCTGGCCCTCTCAGCCCACGACCGCACCCACCTCAACTTCTACTGCTCCCTCTTCAGTGCAGCTGGCTCCCTGTCTGTCTTTGCCTCCTACGCCTTCTGGAACAAAGAAGACTTCTCTTCCTTCCGCGCCTTCTGCCTGGCACTGGCCGCTGGGTCTGGGCTGGGCTTTGTGGGGGCCACACGGCTGCTGAGATGGCGGGTGGAGGCGGCCAGCAGGGAACCGGGATGCCCAACCCTGGCTGTGGATGGCGG CCTGTGTGAAGAAGAAGAGCTGCTTCTTGGCGGCGAGGAGATGGGCAGCATCACCTTGGGCCAGTACCTTCGGCAGCTGGCCCGCCACCGGAACTTCCTGTGGTTCGTGGGCATGGACCTGGTGCAG gctccggacgcgcaggctcagcggccatggctcacgggcctagccgctctacggcatgtgggatcttcccggaccggggcacgaacccgtgttccctgcatcggcaggcggactcccaacaactgcgccaccagggaagccctggtttcagGTTTTGTTCTG GTCTTTCACTGCCACTTCAACAGCAACTTCTTCCCCCTCTTCCTGGAGCATCTGTTGTCAGACCACATCTCCCTCTCCACTGGCTCCTTCCTGTTGG GCATCTCCTATGTCGCTCCGCATCTCAACAATCTCTACTTCCTGCCCCTGTGCCGGCGCTGGGGCGTCtacgctgtggtgcgcgggctcttccTGCTCAAGCTGGGCCTGAGCCTGCTCATGCTGTGCGCTGGCCCCGACCGCCCTGGCCTGCTCTGCCTCTTCATTGCCAGGTATGCCCTGCCCTCCTTCGTCCCCACACCTCTGTCCCACCCCTTCATTTTTGTCTGCTCTCTCTCCGCCGGCAGCAACCGTGTCTTCACTGAGGGCACCTGTAAGCTGTTGACCTTGGTGGTCACTGACCTGGTGGACGAGGACCTGGTGCTGAACCACCGCAAGCAGGCGGCCTCAGCACTTCTCTTTGGCATGGTGGCCTTGGTGACCAAGCCAGGCCAGACCTTCGCCCCGCTGCTGGGCACCTGGCTGCTGTGCTTCTACACAG gggacccgggttcgagccctggtccgggaagatcccacatgccacggagcaactaa